A stretch of the bacterium genome encodes the following:
- a CDS encoding alpha/beta hydrolase-fold protein, with protein sequence MRPWSTELRGRFDEVVFDSVALTGNPLGDPARRPLWVYLPPGYDAEPGRRYPVVYQIQGLTGQLDMWRNRSPLRKNFPELADELFASGEAPPCLVVWVDCWTSLGGSQFLDSPGTGRYHTYLCEEIVPWVDARYRTLARREHRGIAGKSSGGYGAMVTPMLRPDLWGGLATHAGDALFETCYLPDFRRSVRALRDSYQGSFEKFWEDFRGRPAFSKDGDQHLLNDWCMAACYSTDPDGTVRLPYDPATGGLIPDVWARWLAWDPVRMVPRHADALRTMRAIYIDAGKRDQFFLDLGAEAFRRALAAAGVTDVFFELFDATHSAIEYRYPKSLRYLAERLTP encoded by the coding sequence ATGCGGCCGTGGTCGACTGAGCTTCGAGGAAGGTTCGACGAGGTCGTCTTCGACAGCGTGGCGCTCACGGGGAACCCGCTCGGGGACCCGGCGCGCCGTCCGCTCTGGGTGTATCTGCCGCCCGGCTACGACGCCGAGCCGGGCCGCCGCTACCCCGTCGTCTATCAGATCCAGGGGCTCACCGGGCAGCTCGACATGTGGCGCAACCGGTCGCCGCTCCGGAAGAACTTCCCCGAGCTCGCCGACGAGCTCTTCGCGAGCGGGGAGGCCCCGCCGTGCTTGGTGGTCTGGGTGGACTGCTGGACCTCGCTCGGCGGGAGCCAGTTCCTGGATTCGCCCGGGACGGGACGCTACCATACGTATCTCTGCGAGGAGATCGTCCCGTGGGTGGACGCGCGCTACCGCACGCTGGCACGGCGCGAGCACCGGGGCATCGCCGGCAAGTCGAGCGGCGGCTACGGGGCGATGGTGACCCCGATGCTCCGGCCCGACCTGTGGGGCGGCCTCGCCACGCACGCCGGGGACGCATTGTTCGAGACCTGTTACCTGCCTGACTTTCGCCGATCGGTCCGGGCGCTGCGCGATTCCTACCAAGGCTCGTTCGAGAAGTTCTGGGAGGACTTTCGTGGCCGCCCGGCGTTCTCAAAGGACGGCGACCAACATCTGCTCAACGATTGGTGCATGGCGGCCTGCTATTCCACGGATCCGGACGGCACCGTCCGGCTGCCATACGATCCGGCGACGGGCGGCCTGATCCCGGACGTCTGGGCGCGATGGCTGGCCTGGGATCCGGTCCGCATGGTCCCGCGCCACGCGGACGCGCTGCGGACGATGAGGGCGATCTACATCGACGCCGGGAAGCGGGATCAATTCTTCCTGGACCTCGGGGCGGAGGCGTTCCGCCGCGCGCTCGCCGCGGCGGGCGTCACCGATGTGTTCTTCGAGTTGTTCGACGCGACGCATTCGGCGATCGAGTACCGGTACCCGAAGAGCCTGCGGTACCTGGCCGAGCGTTTGACGCCGTAG